The following coding sequences are from one Anolis sagrei isolate rAnoSag1 chromosome 6, rAnoSag1.mat, whole genome shotgun sequence window:
- the LOC132779520 gene encoding vomeronasal type-2 receptor 26-like gives MAPPDFYQGKVWIVTTHWDFIPNSILKSHDIQVFHGMLSFTIHSNEPVNFKKFLHGINPSWAKEDYFIQDFWEMAFNCSLKHASFTKRQCTGEEKLENLPGPLFEMGMTGHSYGIYNAAHSVAHALHSMQESRFKHRSQIAGVKLEPQHLLPFQLHTFLRCLSFNNSAGDTIRFNDDRKLIAGLDVTNWVTFPNQSFVRVKVGSLDPQAPLGEGLTIFNESIVWHPTFNQVLPISTCNEYCRPGFHKKKKENEPFCCYDCIPCPEGRITQQKDMGSCESCPDYQYANLYRNQCLPKIINYLSYEEPLGIGVTLSAIVFALISALVLGTFLKHWDTPIVKANNRTLTVTLLSSLFLCFLCSLLFIGQPTKMACLLRQTTFGMIFTVSVSCTLAKTIIVILAFMSTKPGSNVRKWLGKTLANAIVLSCSFIQAGICIIWLGTYPPFPDTNTHSLNLSIIMECNEGSTFMFYCVLGYMGLLAVVSFTVAFLARKLPDSFNEAKFITFSMLVFCSVWLCFVPTYLSTKGKQMVVVEIFSILSSSAGLLTCIFFPKCFVILFRPDLNNREKLIIKTTH, from the exons ATGGCACCCCCAGATTTCTATCAAGGTAAGGTGTGGATTGTGACGACACACTGGGATTTTATACCAAATAGTATCTTGAAGAGTCATGACATACAGGTTTTCCATGGCATGCTATCCTTCACTATCCACTCAAATGAACCAGTAAACTTCAAAAAATTTCTTCATGGCATTAATCCTTCATGGGCAAAAGAAGATTACTTTATCCAGGACTTCTGGGAGATGGCCTTCAATTGTTCATTGAAACATGCCAGTTTTACCAAGAGACAATGCACTGGGGAAGAGAAACTGGAGAATCTTCCTGGACCTCTATTTGAAATGGGTATGACTGGTCACAGCTATGGCATTTACAATGCTGCACATAGTGTGGCACACGCTCTGCATTCTATGCAGGAATCAAGATTCAAACACAGATCACAGATAGCTGGTGTGAAACTGGAACCCCAACATCTTCTGCCATTTCAG CTCCATACATTTCTCAGATGCCTTTCATTCAACAACAGTGCTGGAGATACTATAAGATTTAATGATGACCGAAAACTGATTGCAGGTCTGGATGTTACAAACTGGGTAACATTCCCAAATCAATCTTTTGTTAGAGTAAAAGTTGGAAGCCTGGATCCTCAGGCTCCTCTGGGTGAAGGCTTAACAATTTTCAATGAAAGCATTGTCTGGCATCCAACATTTAATCAG GTGCTGCCCATTTCTACATGTAATGAATATTGTCGTCCAGGTTTCcacaagaaaaagaaggaaaatgagcCATTCTGCTGTTATGATTGTATTCCTTGTCCAGAAGGGAGAATTACTCAGCAAAAAG ACATGGGTAGCTGTGAGAGTTGTCCAGATTATCAATATGCAAACTTGTACCGTAATCAGTGTCTTCCCAAGATTATAAACTACCTTTCCTATGAAGAACCGCTGGGAATCGGTGTTACTTTGTCTGCTATCGTTTTTGCTCTGATTTCAGCTTTGGTGTTGGGAACATTTTTGAAGCATTGGGACACTCCCATAGTCAAAGCCAACAACAGGACTCTCACCGTTACTCTCCTTagctccctcttcctttgcttcctctGCTCCTTGCTATTCATTGGACAGCCAACAAAGATGGCTTGCCTTCTCCGCCAAACAACATTTGGAATGATCTTTACAGTCTCCGTTTCTTGTACTTTAGCAAAAACTATCATTGTGATTCTCGCATTCATGTCTACAAAACCAGGGTCCAATGTGAGGAAATGGCTGGGAAAAACACTGGCAAATGCTATTGTCCTTTCCTGCTCTTTTATACAAGCTGGCATTTGTATTATTTGGTTAGGGACATATCCTCCATTTCCAGATACAAATACACATTCATTGAACTTGAGTATCATCATGGAATGCAATGAAGGCTCAACTTTCATGTTTTACTGTGTCTTGGGATATATGGGTCTCTTGGCTGTTGTCAGCTTTACTGTGGCTTTCCTAGCAAGGAAGCTGCCTGACAGTTTCAATGAAGCCAAATTTATAACTTTCAGCATGTTGGTGTTTTGTAGTGTGTGGCTGTGTTTTGTTCCAACCTACCTGAGCACAAAGGGTAAACAGATGGTGGTTGTGGAGATCTTCTCTATCTTAAGTTCTAGTGCTGGGTTACTGACTTGCATCTTTTTCCCTAAATGCTTTGTCATTTTGTTCAGGCCTGACCTGAATAACCGGGAGAAACTAATTATTAAAACAACCCACTAA
- the LOC132779521 gene encoding von Willebrand factor A domain-containing protein 5A-like — MDTEMLPMRKYLNKAPLQSISVNVAIQDFVADVMCELQYKNEGTIPLEVIFDMRLDKNVAVYAFDGIMDGTRIEAQIMEKWQVAERVKENWGKDVTLFKWDPKNRDIFGCILGSLPPGGEATLKLGYVQPLAPVSDGSIRFVLPVVPNPCNGPQGSEDENPMQVTPEIPEEQLPCPLNLSAALGSSYAISHVKSNYALAGFRYTTENHTTAQVCLVEGHYFEQDVELLIYYEEEFHKPVALVECGKPENVPGSLMGDPVLLLSLYPQISTPKPGMNSTGEFLFLMDCSNDMSYSTERNPDSQSRIQSAKEMVIFLLKSLPLGSYFNIYAFGCNFYSFYPKSVKYAQWTMLDSLRRVMGLKANLGDAEILQPLKAIYNQPCIEGYARQLFVFAHRETSDMNDVIAEVETHNSSHRCFTFGIGEWPATHTLNCMAKVGHGCAEFIKNTEKMPSKALQSMKKALDPVMMDISIQWDLPPGLEARLVQPIPQVIYTGECSLICAQICGQQQDVSLSEGSVVVQHSIQGWTFTERITFSLRAQENERFPLHRLAAQAFLQEWKGTHSMEEMQLARETSLSSGVLCSQTAYLVVDTEPGKLFQSHIYFQNLFGFWGPYDLRTYDDIIELMEYKTKEESTGVIFSTTSSQWHHHHSLCGNTCLFKKFHKISEFLRKAYYSVSTVLASSDLSWKIYSTTNDFLLAYSAIFDQPDPPTKESLVLRLICLQNADGSWPLDTCLLNILGLNEETFEKMPNQVAPMAWATVLVILWLHIHAAEESDISQLLQAKALGWLHENAGLQLAVCVEAGNTFLGCDLTLDIFGL; from the exons ATGGATACAGAGATGCTACCAATGAGGAAATATCTCAACAAAG CACCCCTCCAAAGCATCTCCGTGAATGTGGCGATCCAAGATTTTGTAGCAGATGTTATGTGTGAGCTTCAGTACAAGAATGAAGGCACCATCCCCTTGGAGGTCATTTTTGACATGCGTCTGGACAAAAATGTTGCTGTTTATGCCTTTGATGGCATCATGGATGGGACACGAATTGAGGCCCAGATCATGGAAAAATGGCAG GTAGCAGAAAGGGTAAAGGAAAACTGGGGAAAAGATGTTACCCTCTTTAAATGGGATCCAAAGAACAGAGATATTTTTGGATGCATACTGGGTAGCCTTCCTCCAGGTGGGGAAGCCACATTGAAGTTGGGTTACGTCCAACCTTTGGCTCCAGTATCTGATGGGTCTATCCGCTTTGTCCTGCCAGTTGTACCAAATCCCTGCAATGGACCTCAGG GATCAGAAGATGAAAATCCCATGCAGGTCACACCTGAGATTCCTGAGGAGCAACTTCCTTGTCCACTTAATCTCTCTGCTGCATTGGGTTCTTCCTATGCCATCTCCCATGTGAAGTCAAATTATGCCCTTGCAGGTTTTCGGTACACAACTGAAAATCACACCACTGCTCAG GTTTGCTTGGTAGAAGGACATTACTTTGAGCAAGATGTGGAATTGCTAATATATTATGAAGAAGAATTTCACAAGCCTGTAGCCCTGGTAGAATGTGGAAAACCTGAGAATGTTCCAG GTTCATTGATGGGAGATCCAGTGCTTCTGCTTAGTTTGTATCCCCAGATCTCCACTCCAAAGCCAGGAATGAACTCTACTGGTGAATTCTTGTTCCTGATGGATTGCTCCAATGACATGTCTTACAGCACCGAGAGGAACCCAGATTCTCAATCTCGTATTCAGAGTGCTAAG GAGATGGTTATTTTCTTGTTGAAGAGCCTCCCTCTAGGATCTTACTTCAACATCTATGCATTTGGATGCAACTTCTATTCATTCTACCC AAAGAGTGTCAAGTACGCACAGTGGACCATGTTGGATTCCCTCCGACGTGTGATGGGGCTGAAGGCTAATTTGGGAGATGCCGAAATTTTGCAACCACTGAAGGCAATTTACAACCAGCCATGCATTGAGGGATATGCACGTCAG CTCTTTGTATTCGCACATAGGGAAACATCTGACATGAATGACGTCATTGCTGAAGTTGAAACTCACAACAGCTCCCACAG GTGCTTCACCTTTGGAATTGGTGAATGGCCTGCCACCCATACACTAAATTGTATGGCTAAAGTAGGACATGGCTGTGCTGAGTTCATCAAGAACACCGAGAAAATGCCATCCAAA GCATTGCAGTCTATGAAGAAGGCCCTGGATCCAGTAATGATGGACATCTCTATTCAATGGGATTTGCCTCCTGGGCTTGAGGCCCGGCTTGTACAACCAATCCCTCAGGTCATTTACACAGGAGAATGCTCTCTGATCTGTGCTCAAATCTGTGGGCAACAGCAG GATGTCAGCCTCTCTGAGGGATCTGTTGTGGTCCAGCACAGCATACAGGGGTGGACTTTCACAGAGAGGATAACCTTCTCACTCCGGGCGCAGGAGAATGAAAG GTTTCCTCTTCACCGCCTGGCAGCTCAGGCCTTTTTGCAAGAATGGAAAGGAACACATTCAATGGAAGAGATGCAGCTGGCTAGAGAGACAAGCCTAAGCTCTGGAGTGTTGTGCTCTCAGACGGCTTACTTGGTGGTGGACACAGAACCTGGAAAACTGTTCCAAAGCCACATTTACTTCCAAAATCTCTTTGGTTTTTGGGGGCCTTATGATTTGCGCACATATGATGACATAATAGAGCTAATGGAATATAAAACGA AAGAAGAATCTACTGGTGTAATCTTTTCTACAACTTCCTCTCAATGGCATCACCATCATTCTCTATGTGGAAATACCTGCTTGTTCAAGAAATTTCACAAAATATCTGAATTTTTGAGGAAGGCTTATTATTCAGTATCCACTGTCCTTGCCAGCAGTGACTTAAGTTGGAAAATTTATTCTACCACTAATGACTTCCTTCTTGCTTATAGTGCGATCTTTGATCAACCTGATCCCCCAA CAAAAGAATCTCTTGTCTTAAGGCTGATCTGCTTGCAGAATGCTGATGGATCTTGGCCCCTGGATACCTGTTTGCTCAATATTCTAGGCCTAAATGAAGAGACTTTTGAGAAGATGCCTAACCAG GTGGCGCCAATGGCATGGGCAACAGTTCTTGTTATCCTTTGGCTTCATATCCACGCTGCAGAAGAGAGTGACATTTCACAGCTCCTGCAAGCAAAAGCTTTGGGCTGGCTCCATGAGAATGCAG GGCTCCAGCTGGCAGTGTGTGTGGAAGCTGGCAATACTTTCCTGGGATGTGACCTCACTCTTGACATTTTTGGGCTCTGA